In one window of Brenneria goodwinii DNA:
- a CDS encoding PRD domain-containing protein has protein sequence MNSFDLTFLKYVQEHSPLAIEEAITKFAKTLSTLKRTMKEINEQLRPDYHLHIDNQFITTAMSYREYIDFLEHIQFNHYLTTPDERIRDLSVALCLQDVVNKSEYYRKFHVSPTTLKNDNQTLQGFLQTNRLTITSIPKQGSRLEGDETLLRIAICMIILKTVELGEDHRLVPHQANEPINKSIALQFLTQCAPEIETAAALYQQRLAPVVQLGYNSKKYFLVYMSIALHRIRRGHAIAHGQRLEFIQSLDFSLLEQHDENQFLNLLISSLTFARRPFNVYDPSLIRHVRQLCSALFPLLRTKIHNSHPFFAELYQFIYSAIVQNKFNLYFDDKKLHDVQTHYAALYHGVRQATAPIEQHYQTTFSPIHLATLVLILKKYELQNRIYSEPKKRVIIVTNSSESKVGYFKEVLKSHFHIEIIDCVNINELQRLNQLPCDLLITFTNKISNYLKYYRLDYSKVNFYLTQDDIALLSKQGLSHAKKKIPLEAFLQETAGFDQHQRRRWLEQHYSDFFI, from the coding sequence ATGAATAGTTTTGATCTCACTTTTCTGAAATATGTGCAGGAACACAGTCCGCTGGCGATTGAAGAGGCCATAACGAAATTTGCCAAGACGTTATCCACGCTGAAACGGACCATGAAAGAGATCAACGAACAGCTCCGGCCTGATTATCATCTGCATATTGATAATCAGTTTATTACCACCGCCATGAGTTATCGGGAATATATTGATTTTCTCGAACATATTCAGTTCAACCATTATCTCACTACGCCGGATGAACGCATCAGAGATTTGAGCGTGGCGCTTTGCCTACAGGATGTGGTGAACAAGAGCGAGTATTACCGGAAATTCCACGTCAGCCCCACTACGCTGAAAAATGATAATCAGACGCTGCAAGGCTTTTTGCAGACCAACCGCCTCACTATAACCAGTATTCCCAAACAAGGTTCCAGGCTGGAAGGCGATGAAACCCTGCTGCGGATCGCTATCTGCATGATTATTCTGAAAACCGTAGAGCTCGGAGAAGACCATCGGCTGGTGCCCCACCAAGCCAATGAGCCGATCAACAAATCGATCGCCTTGCAGTTTTTAACACAGTGCGCCCCGGAAATAGAGACGGCGGCGGCGCTTTACCAGCAGCGGCTGGCACCCGTGGTGCAGCTAGGCTATAACAGCAAGAAATATTTTCTGGTTTATATGAGCATCGCCCTGCACCGTATCCGGCGAGGACATGCGATCGCGCACGGTCAACGGCTTGAATTTATCCAGTCACTGGATTTTTCACTACTGGAGCAACACGATGAAAACCAGTTTCTGAATTTGCTGATTTCATCCCTGACCTTTGCCCGGCGGCCGTTCAATGTCTACGATCCCTCGCTGATCCGCCATGTACGGCAATTATGTTCCGCCCTTTTTCCGTTACTGCGAACAAAAATTCATAACAGCCATCCCTTTTTTGCCGAGCTGTATCAGTTCATTTATTCGGCCATCGTCCAGAATAAATTCAATCTCTATTTCGATGATAAAAAACTGCACGATGTACAGACCCATTATGCCGCGTTATATCATGGCGTTCGTCAAGCTACCGCACCGATTGAACAGCACTACCAGACAACATTTTCGCCCATTCATCTGGCGACGTTGGTTTTAATTCTGAAAAAATATGAGCTGCAAAATCGCATCTACAGCGAACCGAAGAAGCGTGTCATCATCGTGACTAATTCGTCTGAAAGTAAAGTGGGTTATTTTAAAGAAGTGCTTAAATCCCATTTTCATATTGAGATTATTGACTGCGTTAACATCAATGAATTACAGCGTCTTAATCAGTTACCCTGCGACTTATTAATTACTTTCACCAATAAAATATCCAACTATCTGAAATACTACCGGCTGGATTATAGCAAAGTGAATTTTTATCTTACTCAGGATGATATTGCGTTATTGAGTAAGCAGGGGCTGTCCCATGCTAAAAAGAAAATTCCGCTTGAGGCCTTTTTGCAAGAAACCGCCGGGTTTGACCAGCATCAACGCCGCCGCTGGTTGGAACAGCATTACTCTGACTTTTTTATCTGA
- a CDS encoding methyl-accepting chemotaxis protein encodes MGLKNISIRAGLLTLLLLTTLLLLIVSGMGILAIKNDKEALLSLNKIQGTELSSLMNGYNLTLRARASAALAVRKIEIGLLDDGTKETATVENNLLQSQKEIALVMASIEPDTQRHSLAQEVEKTYQVYLEQGMMPMLSSLQKQYTDEYYDVLEKQLGPLSDAFDKSIQDFRLYAQQLSEQRLALSAHNERVMRLLIIISCLLSVALAGLAWIALRHMLLKPLDHAIDQLERVATGDLTCRVMLGGNNELGRLNDAIGRMQGALLDAVRQVRDAGTQIDRGSRELFEENNRLSQRTEESAASLEQTAASMEQLSATVKNNAEHAEQAHQLANNVADTSGLSSESVCYVIEKMQEIDASAKRINDILGVIDGIAFQTNILALNASVESARAGEQGRGFAVVAGEVRNLAQHSGQAAKEIRALITDSQTRISEGLELASHAGETMDEMDGAIMRITQLMKNISNATQEQYRGIEQVNLAFTQIDKAAQQNTQLVRSFSVTTQSLEEQSQQLIRSMSLFQV; translated from the coding sequence ATGGGACTGAAAAACATCTCCATTCGTGCCGGATTACTGACATTATTACTTTTAACCACCCTGTTACTGCTTATTGTTAGCGGTATGGGTATCCTGGCAATTAAAAATGACAAAGAGGCGCTGCTGTCGCTGAATAAAATTCAGGGGACGGAGCTGAGTAGCCTGATGAACGGCTATAACCTGACGCTGAGGGCCAGGGCGTCGGCTGCGCTGGCCGTTAGAAAAATTGAGATCGGGCTGCTTGACGATGGAACGAAAGAAACCGCAACGGTAGAGAACAATCTGCTGCAGTCCCAGAAAGAGATTGCCCTGGTGATGGCGTCCATCGAACCTGATACGCAAAGACACTCGCTGGCGCAGGAAGTAGAGAAAACCTATCAGGTCTACCTTGAACAGGGCATGATGCCGATGCTCAGTTCACTGCAAAAACAATATACCGACGAGTATTACGACGTTCTGGAAAAACAGCTCGGTCCGCTAAGCGATGCCTTTGATAAATCCATCCAGGATTTTCGCCTCTACGCACAGCAACTCTCTGAACAACGACTGGCGTTATCCGCACACAATGAACGAGTAATGCGGCTACTCATCATTATTTCCTGCCTGCTGTCGGTCGCGCTGGCCGGCCTTGCCTGGATAGCGTTGCGCCACATGCTGTTAAAACCGTTGGATCATGCGATTGACCAACTGGAGCGCGTTGCCACGGGCGACCTGACCTGCCGTGTGATGCTGGGGGGAAATAACGAACTGGGACGCTTGAACGATGCGATTGGCCGCATGCAGGGCGCGTTGCTGGATGCCGTCAGACAGGTGCGCGACGCCGGTACCCAGATCGATCGCGGCAGCCGCGAACTTTTTGAAGAGAATAACCGTCTTTCACAGCGCACCGAAGAGTCCGCCGCCTCACTGGAACAAACCGCGGCCAGCATGGAACAACTCAGCGCAACGGTAAAAAATAATGCCGAACATGCGGAACAGGCGCATCAGTTGGCTAACAACGTGGCCGATACCAGCGGTCTAAGCAGCGAATCGGTCTGTTATGTCATTGAGAAAATGCAGGAGATCGACGCCAGCGCCAAACGGATTAATGATATTCTCGGCGTGATTGACGGCATCGCCTTCCAGACCAATATTCTGGCGCTGAACGCTTCGGTAGAGTCCGCCCGCGCGGGCGAACAAGGCCGGGGATTCGCCGTCGTCGCCGGAGAGGTTCGCAATCTGGCGCAGCACAGCGGGCAGGCCGCCAAAGAGATCCGCGCCCTGATCACCGATTCGCAAACGCGCATTTCCGAAGGACTGGAGCTGGCTTCACACGCCGGCGAAACCATGGACGAAATGGACGGCGCGATCATGCGCATCACCCAACTGATGAAAAATATCTCCAACGCCACGCAAGAACAGTACCGGGGTATTGAACAGGTCAATCTCGCTTTCACGCAAATCGATAAAGCGGCACAGCAAAATACCCAGTTAGTGAGATCGTTCTCCGTCACCACCCAATCACTGGAAGAGCAATCACAGCAGCTTATTCGTTCAATGTCGTTGTTTCAGGTGTAG
- a CDS encoding glutamine amidotransferase, protein MKTAVALRHVHFEDLGILETLLPDYGYTFRYLEPAVDDLSSVNLAECDLLVVLGGPIGAFDHESYPFLNAELALIRQRLQSKAPILGICLGAQLMARALGKPVGPMGVKEIGFSPLTLTPAGAHSVLSSLVGVPVLHWHGDRFEIPAGAHLLAETPICPHQAFALDDYALGLQFHLEVTPENLAHWLVGHASELGQANIDPRALRAQAAEYREALAQAARRTFGDWLSRL, encoded by the coding sequence ATGAAAACAGCGGTGGCTTTACGTCATGTTCATTTTGAAGATCTGGGCATCCTTGAAACGCTATTGCCCGATTATGGTTATACGTTTCGTTATCTCGAACCGGCGGTCGATGATTTGTCATCGGTAAATCTGGCCGAGTGTGATTTGCTGGTGGTGCTGGGCGGGCCGATTGGGGCTTTTGACCATGAGAGCTATCCTTTTTTAAACGCGGAATTAGCGCTGATTCGCCAACGCCTGCAGAGTAAAGCGCCTATTCTGGGGATCTGTTTGGGCGCGCAGTTGATGGCGCGGGCGTTAGGTAAGCCCGTCGGGCCGATGGGGGTGAAAGAAATTGGCTTTAGCCCATTGACCTTAACCCCGGCCGGCGCGCACTCCGTGCTGTCATCGCTTGTCGGCGTGCCGGTTCTGCACTGGCACGGCGATCGTTTCGAGATACCGGCCGGCGCGCATTTGCTGGCGGAAACGCCGATTTGCCCCCACCAGGCGTTTGCGCTTGACGATTATGCGCTGGGGCTGCAATTCCATCTGGAGGTGACGCCCGAAAACCTTGCCCACTGGCTGGTCGGTCACGCCAGTGAACTGGGGCAGGCCAATATCGATCCGCGGGCATTGCGCGCCCAGGCCGCCGAGTACCGTGAGGCGCTCGCGCAAGCGGCGCGTCGGACATTCGGCGACTGGCTGTCGCGGCTGTAA
- a CDS encoding type II toxin-antitoxin system RelE/ParE family toxin, with the protein MDLAIYTTKLFDRKMKKEDVTDVDLCQAASEVMNSCFEADLGGGVLKKRLALQSGKSGGARSIIFFKKGSHVFFFDGWRKKQITKKGAKEIEEDVLNTYKDFAAVFLQYDAAMITRLKKAKQLREVNCDER; encoded by the coding sequence ATGGATTTGGCGATATATACAACGAAGCTATTTGACCGGAAAATGAAAAAGGAAGATGTGACTGACGTTGATTTATGTCAGGCGGCGTCAGAAGTGATGAACAGTTGTTTCGAGGCGGATTTAGGCGGCGGCGTATTAAAAAAACGTCTGGCTCTACAGAGTGGTAAAAGTGGCGGCGCGAGATCCATCATCTTCTTCAAAAAAGGAAGTCATGTATTTTTTTTCGATGGTTGGAGAAAAAAACAAATCACCAAGAAAGGCGCAAAAGAGATCGAGGAAGATGTGCTCAACACTTATAAGGATTTCGCAGCAGTTTTTCTACAGTATGATGCAGCGATGATAACCAGACTGAAAAAAGCAAAGCAATTAAGAGAGGTAAATTGCGATGAGCGCTAA
- a CDS encoding helix-turn-helix domain-containing protein, which produces MSANLKELQALAQELHEHGAMPDETMSRINARVRSRELRERIARVHVMTGTQIKSMRERYGMSQSTLAYTLGMSVESVSKWERGEIQPSGPALRILNTIDAKGPEVFML; this is translated from the coding sequence ATGAGCGCTAACTTGAAAGAGCTACAGGCACTGGCGCAGGAACTGCATGAGCACGGCGCTATGCCAGACGAAACCATGTCCCGGATTAATGCACGCGTCAGATCGCGGGAACTTCGTGAGCGCATAGCCAGGGTTCATGTAATGACGGGAACGCAGATTAAATCCATGCGTGAACGTTACGGCATGTCGCAGTCAACGCTGGCTTACACGTTGGGGATGTCAGTCGAAAGCGTATCAAAGTGGGAGCGGGGAGAGATTCAGCCCAGCGGTCCGGCATTGCGTATCCTCAACACGATTGACGCCAAAGGCCCTGAAGTTTTTATGCTGTAA